DNA sequence from the Coccidioides posadasii str. Silveira chromosome 5, complete sequence genome:
ATAAGGCAGTTAGTATCTGCTGTACTCAGGAGGGTAGAGCAGCACTTCAACTTGCAAGCTCACCGTTTGCTGGGGGTTTTCGACAAGCATGTTGGATAACAGGCAAGTAGTGGCCTCCTGAGATATTGGCAGCTGCTGGAATGGAGGCTAAAAGCATATTGTTTTGCAGAGACAATGGGCCTGCGTCCTGAATATGTATGTCCACTATCGTCCAGAATGGCCAGACCAACTCATCTGGTAGCGCCCACTATTTCTCTCTGGACTTCCAAACGAAATACGAAATACGCTCTCCACTCTCCCCTCTCCACTCTGcactctctcctctctcctTTGGGCCTTTTGCGCACGATACTTGCTCGTCAAAACCGAACAATTGTCCAATCGGAGAGTCCCCCCACGATCTCGGGACACTGACTCGGGACTACGGTGCGAGATTCCGGGGGTTTGGGTCAGATCTTGCATTCCTGAAGACTTGGTGTTCGTGCTTGTGATATTCAAAAATACCAATCGCTGTTCATGTTCCCAATTGCCCCCATTCGCCCGCGCACTATACTATGGACCTAGTCCGTAGGCCTACATCGATCGACAGGCCTACGTCGACACGGCGGAAATGACCAGCTTCATCACATCGCCTCGCCAGAGGCCCTCAGGAATCGGCACGATGATCGAGAACCCAACGAGTCTGCTGCTCAAACTCTTTTCGTTCATCTCCAGCCAGGTTCTCCAAACCAATTTGCCGTAAATTCCAGAAATAGTCCACTGCTTCCTCAAAATCTTCGTTCGTAGTCCAACCGCTACTATTCACTAGTCCCTCAACCTGATCCCAGAAATCTTGTGTCTCGTTGAACCCTTCTCCATCCACCCAATGTTTGGTGAAGCTCTTCCGGTGAAAAGTGATATGGGCATGGGTGTTCCGAACCAAGTATTGGCCAGTCCCTGTGAGAAATTATTAGTAAGTGGAACAAGGTAACGGAAATATAGCAGTCGTGTGCGCTGCAATGAAGGTGGTGAACATTACTTTTCGAGTTTTATGAGACATTCACGAATGCGAAGGATATCGTCGTCCCAAGAGTTAGCAGCAAAATCGACAAGTTGGCCCAATGACTTTCCAAATGGTTGTCTGATTGCTTTATTGAGCAGTGGGTTGTCTTTGGCCGTCTTCTGTTCATAAAGATACACTTGGATAGACCTAGAGACTTGGTCTCTCACCCGCGATCTCTCATCTTTGTCTAGCTCCTTGAAATTTTCCGGAAGCTTTAACTTTATTTCCCCGTGGTAATCAATTAGTCGGGGGGTACGGGCTTGCAAGATTAAAGGCCCTGCCCAGATAGATTGCCAGTCGATCACACTGGATATTTTGCCTTGATGGACAAAAATATTGCCATCGTGAATATCGGGATGCCAGAGCACCGGACGGACTAGGTCTGGATCGCTTGGGATGAGATAGGAGATTGCAGCGAGATACCTATTGAGCAGTTTGATATGCTCTTCAGGCGACAGTTGAGCTTTTGATTGTTTCAAATAGCCAGGTACTGAGGTTGCGGCGGAGGATGAATATTGGCTGATATACGCTATTTCTCGGTGGGCAATAGCTTCCACATAGTCCCTTGCGGACTTCCCTAATCAAAAGATAAATGAGCTTAGTGTCATAGAAAAAAGACATCCACAGGACAGTCTCGTCCAACTTACAAGGGCCACGGTCTGTCGACAGCTGCGATCTCTCATTCTCCCAGAATTCTCTCAATGCAGTAGGTCCAATCACAAATCTTCGCCTCACGTCGTCTTTAAGGTCGGTCGGGACGTCACTCGACACCTCCGCAGCTTCGCATCCGGGGAAGGAGTCTTCTGCAAAATAGAGCGAACCAAGCCTACACTAGGATGTCAGTCGAATCCTCCAGGTCAAACATATTCCAATCTAAGGGCTCTCGCCGTGCCTCACAAACTGAACGAAACCGAAAGCAGTTTTTGCTCCAGGGCCACGATATCTTCTATGATGATTTTCTTGTCCTCCAATTCCATATCACCCCAAACCTCGGTAAGCTGTCTGCCTTTTGCCTCCTCCATAAGAATATATTCGGAGCCCACAGGGTTTTCAGATGTCGCGCACCAGGTCAAGACCTTGGGTACGGGAATCCCTAGGACAGATCGTGCCTAGGAGCGAATGTGAGAAACCCTGTTTTCTCGGCAGTCGAGTCATTTGGAGGTCATACAAACTCCATAGTTGCCACCTCGGATGCCGTAGTGTATGTTGCTGGGCCAGCGTTCGGGTGAGGTATTCTGGCGATTACCGTCGTCCCATCTTCCATCTGGAGACGAAAAACCTTATTGTAGTTCCCTTCCCCGATTTTGGACATTTTAATGCATTTATTAGTTAAGCCCAGTGTCCGTGCTGCCAGAACTTTCAGTTCGTTGACATCGAACTTTCGATATCGCTGAAGCATTTGCTCCTTCTCTTGCCAGAGCCATCGTCCGGTCGTATACCGGAAAAACTCCTCGTTCTCGTTTTCTCTTGGAGATACGTTGGGACGAAATCTTTCCAAAAAGCTCAGAAGCCTGGACCCCATTGGAGGGCTCTGATAAGACTGCAGGAAGAGACGAGATGGCCGGATATTGGAAACTTGCAGTTTTCGCAGAGTTTGCATAGCAGGTCCTCTGTAC
Encoded proteins:
- the AIM9_9 gene encoding Phosphotransferase enzyme (EggNog:ENOG410PIY2~COG:S), whose product is MQTLRKLQVSNIRPSRLFLQSYQSPPMGSRLLSFLERFRPNVSPRENENEEFFRYTTGRWLWQEKEQMLQRYRKFDVNELKVLAARTLGLTNKCIKMSKIGEGNYNKVFRLQMEDGTTVIARIPHPNAGPATYTTASEVATMEFARSVLGIPVPKVLTWCATSENPVGSEYILMEEAKGRQLTEVWGDMELEDKKIIIEDIVALEQKLLSVSFSLLGSLYFAEDSFPGCEAAEVSSDVPTDLKDDVRRRFVIGPTALREFWENERSQLSTDRGPWKSARDYVEAIAHREIAYISQYSSSAATSVPGYLKQSKAQLSPEEHIKLLNRYLAAISYLIPSDPDLVRPVLWHPDIHDGNIFVHQGKISSVIDWQSIWAGPLILQARTPRLIDYHGEIKLKLPENFKELDKDERSRVRDQVSRSIQVYLYEQKTAKDNPLLNKAIRQPFGKSLGQLVDFAANSWDDDILRIRECLIKLEKDWPILGSEHPCPYHFSPEELHQTLGGWRRVQRDTRFLGSG